The following are encoded in a window of Rosa chinensis cultivar Old Blush chromosome 4, RchiOBHm-V2, whole genome shotgun sequence genomic DNA:
- the LOC112200145 gene encoding histone-lysine N-methyltransferase, H3 lysine-9 specific SUVH4 isoform X1, with protein sequence MAAPKDSVLERRVSLRLQYAQQKPFYGTRKRTESEAGPNGVVVSKKPKVKVSSLVRRSSESGTKKLGKHKADDDDEEAGNCESGTEKSENGEVEAEESGDCEGENKSVDVKERDMSVYAPSGAKVDGKGKSYVAKLKETLRLFNLHYLHFVQEEEKRCRKLENESECRDDLKKPSKRVDKKAISENGNGSLGVPKKQSKRPDLKALSQMSTNNEILYPEKTIGHLPGIEVGQQFFSRAEMVVVGFHSHWLNGIDIIGKSKGKDKFKGYTLPIAVAIVLSGQYEDDVDNSDEIVYTGQGGNDLLGNKRQIQDQVMRMGNLALKNNMEQFVPVRVIRGHKCDTSYTKKVYTYDGLYQVHHYWAEKGVAGFTVFKYRLKRLPGQPKLISNQVLYTNGKGSKAQSELPGLVCKDICNGLENIKVPVTNIVDIPPVAPEGLTYITTTEVAKGVKIPPHAHGCNCQGNCTNSKTCSCAQLNGGDFPYVSKDGGRLVEAKAVVFECGPQCGCGPSCVNRASQRGLKYRLEVFRTHDKGWAVRSWDFIPSGAPVCEYIAVLRRNDEIDNISEKENEYVFEIDCWQTMNGIGGREKRMGNVAIPNSDVISESDPEYCYDAGSRGNVARYINHSCEPNLFVQCVLREHHDVRLARIVLFAADNIPPLQELSYDYGYELDSVVGPDGKIKKLFCRCGAAGCRKRLY encoded by the exons ATGGCTGCACCGAAGGATTCAGTTCTGGAGCGCCGGGTGAGTCTCCGGCTTCAGTACGCTCAGCAGAAGCCTTTCTATGGTACTAGGAAGAGGACGGAATCGGAGGCCGGTCCAAACGGCGTCGTTGTGAGCAAGAAACCCAAGGTTAAGGTCTCATCTCTAGTAAGGAGGAGCAGTGAGAGTGGGACCAAAAAATTGGGGAAACACAAAgccgatgatgatgatgaagaagctgGAAATTGCGAGAGTGGGACTGAAAAATCGGAGAATGGTGAGGTTGAAGCTGAAGAATCTGGAGATTGTGAGGGTGAGAACAAGAGTGTGGATGTGAAGGAACGTGATATGAGTGTGTATGCTCCTTCCGGAGCTAAGGTTGATGGTAAAGGCAAAAGCTATGTTGCGAAGTTGAAGGAGACGCTCAGACTTTTCAATCTGCACTACCTTCACTTTGTTCAG GAAGAGGAGAAGAGATGCAGGAAGCTGGAG AATGAGAGTGAATGCCGTGATGATCTAAAGAAACCTTCCAAACGAGTGGATAAGAAGGCAATTTCTGAG AATGGGAATGGAAGTCTTGGTGTTCCTAAGAAGCAGTCCAAGAGACCTGATCTGAAGGCACTTTCACAG ATGTCGACCAACAACGAAATTCTATACCCTGAAAAAACAATTGGTCATCTACCGG GTATTGAGGTCGGGCAACAGTTTTTCTCTCGAGCTGAAATGGTGGTTGTAGGGTTTCATAGCCACTGGTTGAATGGAATTGATATCATTGGAAAATCTAAAGGAAAG GACAAATTCAAGGGCTATACCTTACCAATTGCAGTAGCGATCGTGTTGTCCGGTCAATATGAAGATGATGTTGATAACTCAGATGAAATTGTGTACACTGGCCAAGGTGGAAATGACTTACTTGGTAATAAACGTCAAATCCAAGATCAAGTAATGCGTATGGGTAATTTGGCTCTTAAG AATAATATGGAGCAGTTCGTTCCAGTCAGAGTCATCCGTGGTCATAAATGTGACACTAGCTATACTAAGAAAGTTTATACATATGATGGATTGTACCAG GTTCACCATTATTGGGCAGAGAAGGGTGTAGCTGGGTTTACTGTATTTAAGTACCGTCTGAAGCGTCTTCCAGGGCAGCCTAAATTGATCAGTAATCAG GTTTTATATACTAATGGGAAAGGGTCTAAAGCTCAGTCTGAATTACCTGG GTTGGTGTGCAAGGACATTTGCAATGGTCTAGAAAATATAAAAGTTCCAGTTACCAATATAGTTGATATTCCTCCTGTAGCACCTGAAG GCCTTACATATATCACAACTACTGAAGTTGCAAAAGGTGTGAAGATTCCACCACATGCTCATGGGTGCAATTGCCAGGGAAACTGTACCAATTCAAAGACTTGTTCCTGTGCTCAACTCAATGGTGGTGACTTCCCTTACGTTAGCAAAGATGGTGGAAG ATTGGTTGAAGCAAAGGCTGTTGTGTTTGAGTGTGGTCCACAATGTGGCTGTGGACCAAGTTGTGTGAATCGCGCATCTCAACGGGGATTGAAGTATCGACTTGAG GTGTTTCGGACACATGACAAAGGCTGGGCTGTTAGGTCTTGGGACTTTATTCCTTCTGGTGCACCAGTATGTGAATACATTGCAGTTCTTAGGAGGAATGACGAAATAGACAATATCTCAGAGAAGGAGAATGAGTATGTATTTGAAATTGATTGCTGGCAGACAATGAATGGAATTGGGGGAAGAGAG AAACGAATGGGGAATGTGGCTATTCCAAATAGTGATGTCATATCAGAAAGTGATCCAGAGTATTGCTATGATGCGGGTTCACGTGGCAATGTAGCTAGATATATTAATCATAGTTGTGAGCCTAACCTCTTTGTACAGTGTGTTTTGAGGGAGCATCATGATGTTAGGCTTGCTAGAATTGTGTTATTTGCTGCAGATAACATACCTCCATTGCAG GAACTTTCATATGACTATGGATATGAACTTGACAGCGTGGTTGGTCCcgatggaaaaataaagaagttATTTTGCCGTTGTGGTGCTGCAGGCTGTAGAAAGCGTTTGTACTAG
- the LOC112200145 gene encoding histone-lysine N-methyltransferase, H3 lysine-9 specific SUVH4 isoform X2 — translation MAAPKDSVLERRVSLRLQYAQQKPFYGTRKRTESEAGPNGVVVSKKPKVKVSSLVRRSSESGTKKLGKHKADDDDEEAGNCESGTEKSENGEVEAEESGDCEGENKSVDVKERDMSVYAPSGAKVDGKGKSYVAKLKETLRLFNLHYLHFVQEEEKRCRKLENESECRDDLKKPSKRVDKKAISENGNGSLGVPKKQSKRPDLKALSQMSTNNEILYPEKTIGHLPGIEVGQQFFSRAEMVVVGFHSHWLNGIDIIGKSKGKDKFKGYTLPIAVAIVLSGQYEDDVDNSDEIVYTGQGGNDLLGNKRQIQDQVMRMGNLALKVHHYWAEKGVAGFTVFKYRLKRLPGQPKLISNQVLYTNGKGSKAQSELPGLVCKDICNGLENIKVPVTNIVDIPPVAPEGLTYITTTEVAKGVKIPPHAHGCNCQGNCTNSKTCSCAQLNGGDFPYVSKDGGRLVEAKAVVFECGPQCGCGPSCVNRASQRGLKYRLEVFRTHDKGWAVRSWDFIPSGAPVCEYIAVLRRNDEIDNISEKENEYVFEIDCWQTMNGIGGREKRMGNVAIPNSDVISESDPEYCYDAGSRGNVARYINHSCEPNLFVQCVLREHHDVRLARIVLFAADNIPPLQELSYDYGYELDSVVGPDGKIKKLFCRCGAAGCRKRLY, via the exons ATGGCTGCACCGAAGGATTCAGTTCTGGAGCGCCGGGTGAGTCTCCGGCTTCAGTACGCTCAGCAGAAGCCTTTCTATGGTACTAGGAAGAGGACGGAATCGGAGGCCGGTCCAAACGGCGTCGTTGTGAGCAAGAAACCCAAGGTTAAGGTCTCATCTCTAGTAAGGAGGAGCAGTGAGAGTGGGACCAAAAAATTGGGGAAACACAAAgccgatgatgatgatgaagaagctgGAAATTGCGAGAGTGGGACTGAAAAATCGGAGAATGGTGAGGTTGAAGCTGAAGAATCTGGAGATTGTGAGGGTGAGAACAAGAGTGTGGATGTGAAGGAACGTGATATGAGTGTGTATGCTCCTTCCGGAGCTAAGGTTGATGGTAAAGGCAAAAGCTATGTTGCGAAGTTGAAGGAGACGCTCAGACTTTTCAATCTGCACTACCTTCACTTTGTTCAG GAAGAGGAGAAGAGATGCAGGAAGCTGGAG AATGAGAGTGAATGCCGTGATGATCTAAAGAAACCTTCCAAACGAGTGGATAAGAAGGCAATTTCTGAG AATGGGAATGGAAGTCTTGGTGTTCCTAAGAAGCAGTCCAAGAGACCTGATCTGAAGGCACTTTCACAG ATGTCGACCAACAACGAAATTCTATACCCTGAAAAAACAATTGGTCATCTACCGG GTATTGAGGTCGGGCAACAGTTTTTCTCTCGAGCTGAAATGGTGGTTGTAGGGTTTCATAGCCACTGGTTGAATGGAATTGATATCATTGGAAAATCTAAAGGAAAG GACAAATTCAAGGGCTATACCTTACCAATTGCAGTAGCGATCGTGTTGTCCGGTCAATATGAAGATGATGTTGATAACTCAGATGAAATTGTGTACACTGGCCAAGGTGGAAATGACTTACTTGGTAATAAACGTCAAATCCAAGATCAAGTAATGCGTATGGGTAATTTGGCTCTTAAG GTTCACCATTATTGGGCAGAGAAGGGTGTAGCTGGGTTTACTGTATTTAAGTACCGTCTGAAGCGTCTTCCAGGGCAGCCTAAATTGATCAGTAATCAG GTTTTATATACTAATGGGAAAGGGTCTAAAGCTCAGTCTGAATTACCTGG GTTGGTGTGCAAGGACATTTGCAATGGTCTAGAAAATATAAAAGTTCCAGTTACCAATATAGTTGATATTCCTCCTGTAGCACCTGAAG GCCTTACATATATCACAACTACTGAAGTTGCAAAAGGTGTGAAGATTCCACCACATGCTCATGGGTGCAATTGCCAGGGAAACTGTACCAATTCAAAGACTTGTTCCTGTGCTCAACTCAATGGTGGTGACTTCCCTTACGTTAGCAAAGATGGTGGAAG ATTGGTTGAAGCAAAGGCTGTTGTGTTTGAGTGTGGTCCACAATGTGGCTGTGGACCAAGTTGTGTGAATCGCGCATCTCAACGGGGATTGAAGTATCGACTTGAG GTGTTTCGGACACATGACAAAGGCTGGGCTGTTAGGTCTTGGGACTTTATTCCTTCTGGTGCACCAGTATGTGAATACATTGCAGTTCTTAGGAGGAATGACGAAATAGACAATATCTCAGAGAAGGAGAATGAGTATGTATTTGAAATTGATTGCTGGCAGACAATGAATGGAATTGGGGGAAGAGAG AAACGAATGGGGAATGTGGCTATTCCAAATAGTGATGTCATATCAGAAAGTGATCCAGAGTATTGCTATGATGCGGGTTCACGTGGCAATGTAGCTAGATATATTAATCATAGTTGTGAGCCTAACCTCTTTGTACAGTGTGTTTTGAGGGAGCATCATGATGTTAGGCTTGCTAGAATTGTGTTATTTGCTGCAGATAACATACCTCCATTGCAG GAACTTTCATATGACTATGGATATGAACTTGACAGCGTGGTTGGTCCcgatggaaaaataaagaagttATTTTGCCGTTGTGGTGCTGCAGGCTGTAGAAAGCGTTTGTACTAG
- the LOC112200145 gene encoding histone-lysine N-methyltransferase, H3 lysine-9 specific SUVH4 isoform X3, whose product MAAPKDSVLERRVSLRLQYAQQKPFYGTRKRTESEAGPNGVVVSKKPKVKVSSLVRRSSESGTKKLGKHKADDDDEEAGNCESGTEKSENGEVEAEESGDCEGENKSVDVKERDMSVYAPSGAKVDGKGKSYVAKLKETLRLFNLHYLHFVQEEEKRCRKLENESECRDDLKKPSKRVDKKAISENGNGSLGVPKKQSKRPDLKALSQDKFKGYTLPIAVAIVLSGQYEDDVDNSDEIVYTGQGGNDLLGNKRQIQDQVMRMGNLALKNNMEQFVPVRVIRGHKCDTSYTKKVYTYDGLYQVHHYWAEKGVAGFTVFKYRLKRLPGQPKLISNQVLYTNGKGSKAQSELPGLVCKDICNGLENIKVPVTNIVDIPPVAPEGLTYITTTEVAKGVKIPPHAHGCNCQGNCTNSKTCSCAQLNGGDFPYVSKDGGRLVEAKAVVFECGPQCGCGPSCVNRASQRGLKYRLEVFRTHDKGWAVRSWDFIPSGAPVCEYIAVLRRNDEIDNISEKENEYVFEIDCWQTMNGIGGREKRMGNVAIPNSDVISESDPEYCYDAGSRGNVARYINHSCEPNLFVQCVLREHHDVRLARIVLFAADNIPPLQELSYDYGYELDSVVGPDGKIKKLFCRCGAAGCRKRLY is encoded by the exons ATGGCTGCACCGAAGGATTCAGTTCTGGAGCGCCGGGTGAGTCTCCGGCTTCAGTACGCTCAGCAGAAGCCTTTCTATGGTACTAGGAAGAGGACGGAATCGGAGGCCGGTCCAAACGGCGTCGTTGTGAGCAAGAAACCCAAGGTTAAGGTCTCATCTCTAGTAAGGAGGAGCAGTGAGAGTGGGACCAAAAAATTGGGGAAACACAAAgccgatgatgatgatgaagaagctgGAAATTGCGAGAGTGGGACTGAAAAATCGGAGAATGGTGAGGTTGAAGCTGAAGAATCTGGAGATTGTGAGGGTGAGAACAAGAGTGTGGATGTGAAGGAACGTGATATGAGTGTGTATGCTCCTTCCGGAGCTAAGGTTGATGGTAAAGGCAAAAGCTATGTTGCGAAGTTGAAGGAGACGCTCAGACTTTTCAATCTGCACTACCTTCACTTTGTTCAG GAAGAGGAGAAGAGATGCAGGAAGCTGGAG AATGAGAGTGAATGCCGTGATGATCTAAAGAAACCTTCCAAACGAGTGGATAAGAAGGCAATTTCTGAG AATGGGAATGGAAGTCTTGGTGTTCCTAAGAAGCAGTCCAAGAGACCTGATCTGAAGGCACTTTCACAG GACAAATTCAAGGGCTATACCTTACCAATTGCAGTAGCGATCGTGTTGTCCGGTCAATATGAAGATGATGTTGATAACTCAGATGAAATTGTGTACACTGGCCAAGGTGGAAATGACTTACTTGGTAATAAACGTCAAATCCAAGATCAAGTAATGCGTATGGGTAATTTGGCTCTTAAG AATAATATGGAGCAGTTCGTTCCAGTCAGAGTCATCCGTGGTCATAAATGTGACACTAGCTATACTAAGAAAGTTTATACATATGATGGATTGTACCAG GTTCACCATTATTGGGCAGAGAAGGGTGTAGCTGGGTTTACTGTATTTAAGTACCGTCTGAAGCGTCTTCCAGGGCAGCCTAAATTGATCAGTAATCAG GTTTTATATACTAATGGGAAAGGGTCTAAAGCTCAGTCTGAATTACCTGG GTTGGTGTGCAAGGACATTTGCAATGGTCTAGAAAATATAAAAGTTCCAGTTACCAATATAGTTGATATTCCTCCTGTAGCACCTGAAG GCCTTACATATATCACAACTACTGAAGTTGCAAAAGGTGTGAAGATTCCACCACATGCTCATGGGTGCAATTGCCAGGGAAACTGTACCAATTCAAAGACTTGTTCCTGTGCTCAACTCAATGGTGGTGACTTCCCTTACGTTAGCAAAGATGGTGGAAG ATTGGTTGAAGCAAAGGCTGTTGTGTTTGAGTGTGGTCCACAATGTGGCTGTGGACCAAGTTGTGTGAATCGCGCATCTCAACGGGGATTGAAGTATCGACTTGAG GTGTTTCGGACACATGACAAAGGCTGGGCTGTTAGGTCTTGGGACTTTATTCCTTCTGGTGCACCAGTATGTGAATACATTGCAGTTCTTAGGAGGAATGACGAAATAGACAATATCTCAGAGAAGGAGAATGAGTATGTATTTGAAATTGATTGCTGGCAGACAATGAATGGAATTGGGGGAAGAGAG AAACGAATGGGGAATGTGGCTATTCCAAATAGTGATGTCATATCAGAAAGTGATCCAGAGTATTGCTATGATGCGGGTTCACGTGGCAATGTAGCTAGATATATTAATCATAGTTGTGAGCCTAACCTCTTTGTACAGTGTGTTTTGAGGGAGCATCATGATGTTAGGCTTGCTAGAATTGTGTTATTTGCTGCAGATAACATACCTCCATTGCAG GAACTTTCATATGACTATGGATATGAACTTGACAGCGTGGTTGGTCCcgatggaaaaataaagaagttATTTTGCCGTTGTGGTGCTGCAGGCTGTAGAAAGCGTTTGTACTAG
- the LOC112197165 gene encoding trihelix transcription factor ASR3 isoform X1, which translates to MVMALEFEQQHQQLSLTTNPVDGDTNGVDAAAGRASAEAGDDSSKAPRLPRWTRQEILVLIKGKRAAESRGGGGRTARSEFGSGQAEPKWAAVSSYCKKHGVNRGPVQCRKRWSNLAGDFKKIREWEAQRKDETESFWVMRNDLRRERKLPGFFDKEVYDIMEAVSGAGAPVTLALAPPPLMVSEAENNLKEGLTDEVEKLFDSRQGPTDDGLFSDYEQEESGRSPDKEVRLKSPTAIPAPLPISEKLFKPIQASQGQGAAGQKQPPSIPEMGSTSQDRKRKRFAIDGEEETFSLQNQLIEVMERNGKMLADYFEAQNSHSQLDREQRKEHSDSLIAVLNKLADAFMRIADKL; encoded by the exons ATGGTCATGGCCTTGGAGTTCGAGCAGCAGCATCAGCAGTTGAGTCTCACCACCAACCCCGTTGACGGCGACACTAACGGCGTCGACGCTGCGGCGGGGCGAGCCTCAGCCGAGGCCGGGGATGACTCCAGCAAGGCGCCGAGGCTGCCGCGGTGGACCCGGCAGGAGATTCTGGTGCTGATAAAGGGGAAGCGGGCGGCGGAGAGCCGGGGCGGCGGCGGGAGGACGGCGAGGTCTgagttcgggtcgggtcaggcggagCCGAAATGGGCCGCGGTGTCGTCGTACTGCAAGAAGCACGGGGTGAACCGCGGGCCGGTCCAGTGCCGGAAGAGGTGGAGCAATTTGGCCGGCGACTTTAAGAAGATCAGGGAGTGGGAGGCGCAGAGGAAGGACGAAACGGAGTCGTTTTGGGTGATGAGGAACGatttgaggagagagagaaagctgcCGGGGTTTTTTGATAAAGAGGTTTACGATATAATGGAGGCCGTTTCCGGCGCCGGCGCTCCGGTTACGCTGGCTCTGGCTCCGCCGCCGCTGATGGTATCGGAGGCCGAGAACAACCTGAAGGAGGGTCTGACCGATGAGGTGGAGAAGCTTTTTGACAGCAGACAGGGGCCCACTGACGACGGGTTGTTTTCGGACTACGAGCAAGAGGAGTCGGGTCGGAGCCCCGATAAGGAAGTCCGGCTCAAAAGCCCCACCGCGATTCCAGCTCCTTTGCCAATATCAG AGAAGCTGTTCAAACCAATACAAGCGTCCCAAGGACAAG GTGCGGCAGGCCAAAAACAGCCACCTTCAATTCCCGAGATGGGTTCTACTTCTCAAGACCGAAAAAGGAAGCGCTTTGCAATAGATGGAGAGGAGGAAACATTCAGTTTGCAGAATCAGTTGATTGAGGTCATGGAAAGGAATGGTAAAATGCTGGCTGACTATTTTGAGGCTCAGAATTCTCATTCGCAACTGGATAGGGAGCAGAGGAAAGAACATTCTGATAGCTTAATTGCTGTTCTTAACAAGCTTGCAGATGCTTTCATGAGAATCGCCGATAAGTTGTAG
- the LOC112197165 gene encoding trihelix transcription factor ASR3 isoform X2, whose protein sequence is MVMALEFEQQHQQLSLTTNPVDGDTNGVDAAAGRASAEAGDDSSKAPRLPRWTRQEILVLIKGKRAAESRGGGGRTARSEFGSGQAEPKWAAVSSYCKKHGVNRGPVQCRKRWSNLAGDFKKIREWEAQRKDETESFWVMRNDLRRERKLPGFFDKEVYDIMEAVSGAGAPVTLALAPPPLMVSEAENNLKEGLTDEVEKLFDSRQGPTDDGLFSDYEQEESGRSPDKEVRLKSPTAIPAPLPISGAAGQKQPPSIPEMGSTSQDRKRKRFAIDGEEETFSLQNQLIEVMERNGKMLADYFEAQNSHSQLDREQRKEHSDSLIAVLNKLADAFMRIADKL, encoded by the exons ATGGTCATGGCCTTGGAGTTCGAGCAGCAGCATCAGCAGTTGAGTCTCACCACCAACCCCGTTGACGGCGACACTAACGGCGTCGACGCTGCGGCGGGGCGAGCCTCAGCCGAGGCCGGGGATGACTCCAGCAAGGCGCCGAGGCTGCCGCGGTGGACCCGGCAGGAGATTCTGGTGCTGATAAAGGGGAAGCGGGCGGCGGAGAGCCGGGGCGGCGGCGGGAGGACGGCGAGGTCTgagttcgggtcgggtcaggcggagCCGAAATGGGCCGCGGTGTCGTCGTACTGCAAGAAGCACGGGGTGAACCGCGGGCCGGTCCAGTGCCGGAAGAGGTGGAGCAATTTGGCCGGCGACTTTAAGAAGATCAGGGAGTGGGAGGCGCAGAGGAAGGACGAAACGGAGTCGTTTTGGGTGATGAGGAACGatttgaggagagagagaaagctgcCGGGGTTTTTTGATAAAGAGGTTTACGATATAATGGAGGCCGTTTCCGGCGCCGGCGCTCCGGTTACGCTGGCTCTGGCTCCGCCGCCGCTGATGGTATCGGAGGCCGAGAACAACCTGAAGGAGGGTCTGACCGATGAGGTGGAGAAGCTTTTTGACAGCAGACAGGGGCCCACTGACGACGGGTTGTTTTCGGACTACGAGCAAGAGGAGTCGGGTCGGAGCCCCGATAAGGAAGTCCGGCTCAAAAGCCCCACCGCGATTCCAGCTCCTTTGCCAATATCAG GTGCGGCAGGCCAAAAACAGCCACCTTCAATTCCCGAGATGGGTTCTACTTCTCAAGACCGAAAAAGGAAGCGCTTTGCAATAGATGGAGAGGAGGAAACATTCAGTTTGCAGAATCAGTTGATTGAGGTCATGGAAAGGAATGGTAAAATGCTGGCTGACTATTTTGAGGCTCAGAATTCTCATTCGCAACTGGATAGGGAGCAGAGGAAAGAACATTCTGATAGCTTAATTGCTGTTCTTAACAAGCTTGCAGATGCTTTCATGAGAATCGCCGATAAGTTGTAG